In Alkalihalobacillus sp. TS-13, the following are encoded in one genomic region:
- a CDS encoding alpha/beta-type small acid-soluble spore protein, with amino-acid sequence MAQQGNNNQLAVQGARAAIDAMKSEVAGEFGVQLGPDTTSRANGSVGGEITKRLVQMAQQQMGGRY; translated from the coding sequence ATGGCACAGCAAGGAAACAATAACCAATTGGCAGTTCAAGGTGCAAGAGCAGCAATCGACGCTATGAAGAGCGAAGTTGCTGGAGAGTTCGGTGTACAACTTGGGCCAGATACTACTTCTCGCGCTAACGGTTCTGTTGGTGGAGAAATCACTAAGCGTCTTGTACAAATGGCTCAACAACAAATGGGCGGAAGATACTAA
- a CDS encoding DeoR/GlpR family DNA-binding transcription regulator, whose amino-acid sequence MIYLKTKGGVKVLTTERHGIILALLKKQKTASIHDLSDHTGASISTIRRDLEKLEQDDKLKRVHGGASHIHNNLYEPKLAEKQTLNESAKALIGKAAADIVDDGDCIFIDAGTTTKQILTHLENKNVVVVTNAFHFVDPLIEIGVEVHLTGGRVKSKTGALIGGQAEDTLKAFRFDKCFIGMNGIHSKHGYTTPDPEEARIKRLALELSKQPYVVVDDSKFQEVSFSKVADTKAAAIITNQQEHAILRELQNTTTVKVVKK is encoded by the coding sequence ATGATTTATCTTAAAACTAAAGGTGGTGTGAAAGTGCTTACAACGGAACGGCATGGAATCATTTTAGCGTTATTGAAAAAACAAAAGACGGCATCCATACATGATCTCAGTGATCACACTGGTGCTTCTATCTCAACAATCCGTCGCGATCTTGAGAAACTCGAGCAGGATGACAAGCTGAAACGCGTTCATGGTGGTGCTTCACATATCCATAACAATTTATATGAACCGAAACTGGCTGAAAAGCAAACTCTCAATGAATCAGCAAAAGCCCTAATAGGCAAAGCGGCAGCGGATATTGTTGATGATGGGGATTGCATTTTCATTGATGCGGGAACGACAACGAAACAAATCTTAACGCATCTGGAAAATAAAAACGTGGTAGTAGTGACGAATGCGTTTCATTTTGTCGATCCGCTTATCGAAATCGGAGTTGAAGTCCATCTGACAGGGGGGCGTGTGAAGTCGAAGACCGGAGCCCTGATCGGCGGCCAGGCAGAGGATACGCTAAAGGCTTTCCGATTCGATAAATGCTTCATCGGAATGAATGGGATCCACTCCAAACACGGGTACACGACACCGGACCCAGAGGAGGCACGTATCAAACGGCTTGCCCTGGAACTTTCCAAACAACCATATGTGGTTGTGGATGACTCGAAATTCCAAGAGGTATCTTTCTCGAAAGTTGCGGATACTAAAGCTGCAGCGATCATCACCAATCAACAGGAACATGCGATCTTACGAGAATTACAAAATACAACAACAGTAAAAGTGGTGAAAAAATGA
- a CDS encoding GNAT family N-acetyltransferase yields the protein MPNIETERLRLIDFKLELVDAIVTDKTKLKPHFGLEAHEDWPMKDYAEILPIKLEQLRENPSNAVWSGLIIEKETDLIVGDMGCKGGPDADGVVEIGYSIVPEKQGQGFATEMASGLIHWLFQEQKVTQVKADCLKTNGPSIRVLEKIGMKQIAEDDELYYWSIKNNRS from the coding sequence ATGCCGAATATCGAAACAGAACGGTTGCGATTGATTGATTTTAAGTTGGAGCTTGTAGATGCGATCGTAACAGATAAAACTAAATTGAAGCCACACTTTGGTCTCGAAGCACATGAAGATTGGCCGATGAAGGATTATGCTGAAATTTTACCAATTAAATTAGAACAGCTGAGGGAAAATCCATCAAACGCGGTTTGGAGTGGACTGATTATTGAAAAGGAGACGGATCTCATCGTTGGAGATATGGGCTGTAAAGGTGGTCCTGATGCAGATGGGGTTGTCGAAATCGGATACAGCATTGTTCCTGAAAAACAAGGACAAGGCTTTGCCACGGAAATGGCGAGCGGTCTCATCCACTGGCTTTTTCAAGAACAAAAAGTGACCCAAGTGAAAGCGGATTGTCTGAAAACGAATGGTCCATCAATACGGGTGCTAGAAAAAATCGGCATGAAACAAATAGCTGAAGATGACGAATTATATTATTGGTCGATCAAGAATAACAGGTCATAG
- the pfkB gene encoding 1-phosphofructokinase, translating into MIYTVTLNPSLDYIVGLEDLELGKVNRSESTATFPGGKGINVSRVLKRLGQPSCALGFTGGFTGDFIKSALEKEKVQMDFVQVDEDTRINVKIKSRHETEINGPSPEIKAEHLDLLKNKFNSITPDDVVVIAGSLPEKLEPSFYRELIKLLPDGTKVIVDTKGVPLNQAILAKPFLIKPNHHELADLFNVEIENSEDAEEYARKLVDAGAENVLVSMAGDGALLVTADGSYLCNVPKGTVVNSVGAGDSVVAGFVAKYLQSSSIIEAFGYGVAAGSASAFSMEFCTKNEVDDLFRRIQVREFEKGGE; encoded by the coding sequence ATGATTTATACAGTGACACTCAATCCTTCGTTGGATTATATCGTAGGACTTGAAGATTTAGAGTTGGGGAAAGTTAACAGAAGCGAAAGTACCGCTACCTTTCCTGGTGGAAAAGGAATCAACGTTTCAAGGGTTCTTAAACGGTTAGGTCAACCATCTTGTGCTCTTGGTTTTACTGGTGGATTTACTGGCGATTTCATCAAATCAGCTCTGGAGAAGGAAAAGGTCCAAATGGATTTTGTCCAGGTTGATGAAGACACAAGGATCAATGTGAAGATCAAATCCAGACATGAGACAGAAATCAATGGACCATCGCCAGAGATAAAAGCCGAACACCTGGATCTGCTTAAAAATAAATTCAATTCAATCACTCCGGACGATGTTGTCGTGATCGCGGGAAGCCTGCCTGAGAAATTGGAGCCTTCTTTTTACAGGGAGCTGATCAAACTGCTTCCAGACGGCACAAAGGTGATTGTCGATACGAAAGGCGTTCCGTTGAATCAGGCGATTTTAGCAAAACCATTCCTGATCAAACCGAATCATCATGAGCTCGCAGATCTATTCAATGTCGAGATCGAAAACAGTGAGGACGCAGAGGAATATGCAAGAAAATTGGTTGATGCGGGAGCGGAAAATGTCCTTGTTTCAATGGCTGGGGATGGTGCACTGCTCGTAACAGCGGACGGAAGCTATCTATGCAATGTGCCCAAAGGAACTGTCGTAAATTCCGTTGGTGCAGGTGATTCTGTAGTCGCAGGCTTTGTAGCAAAATATTTGCAAAGCTCAAGTATCATTGAAGCCTTCGGGTATGGTGTGGCAGCCGGAAGTGCGTCAGCCTTTTCGATGGAATTTTGTACGAAAAACGAAGTAGATGACCTGTTCAGAAGGATTCAAGTCCGGGAATTCGAAAAAGGAGGAGAATGA
- a CDS encoding DUF2339 domain-containing protein, which translates to MSEEQRLKELEERVKKLENQLSEMQKADPHKRVDQVKTVQPVQKKEVPKADARQSVEEVPPWEHPKDPMDWERVIGQIWLPRIFIFVLLLGVIWGFKAASEVGIINESVRCILGFVAGVALILVGEIQIRKGRNALGQVLLGGSVTVLVVTTFATHVLYGFIGLSAAFSMNLIWIVLGIYFAIRHRSEVLAVLATVGGYFIPFLLDSNTANTWFFVSYVTIFSIIMLGFALWKKYSKLHVVAMVLLPVVLMLYMVFAILPIYPVAKGDLGILSYGMFLQHLALLGVFLTYKVYPKVQQSVLLISFLASLGFMYQGFDRSNWPIILLGIAIVYFIVYVYVHFKKITNTSTVIFPILLLSMLFYFMEVFTGRELAIILLLQGTAAIYIGLINKIKLQLWSGAFVYIIGLLHTITVQIEEINSAPMYSWTVLIATLWFLTYLAKKDIEIIPNESRRLLFGTTAVALLAYISQLSYVFTKYESVNTQYLTMTLCWIVYAVCGIVYGVVRNNQAVRIVGIILLFLSLGKLIFIDLPNVSIVVRATLFMIVGATGVVVSRFFYTKDKSESV; encoded by the coding sequence ATGTCAGAGGAACAACGGCTAAAAGAGTTGGAAGAGCGTGTCAAAAAACTTGAGAATCAACTAAGTGAGATGCAAAAAGCTGATCCACATAAAAGGGTGGACCAGGTGAAAACCGTTCAACCTGTGCAAAAAAAAGAAGTACCCAAAGCGGATGCTCGTCAGTCAGTCGAGGAGGTTCCTCCCTGGGAGCACCCAAAAGATCCAATGGATTGGGAACGGGTCATTGGTCAAATATGGTTACCGAGGATTTTTATTTTTGTCTTATTGTTAGGGGTGATCTGGGGATTCAAGGCAGCTTCGGAAGTAGGTATCATCAATGAGTCTGTGCGTTGTATCCTCGGATTTGTAGCAGGAGTCGCTCTGATCCTGGTTGGGGAGATACAGATCAGAAAAGGACGAAATGCCCTGGGACAGGTACTTTTAGGTGGATCGGTCACAGTCCTCGTGGTTACGACTTTTGCAACTCATGTCTTGTATGGATTCATCGGACTGTCGGCAGCATTCAGTATGAATCTTATCTGGATCGTGCTCGGCATCTATTTCGCAATCCGTCATCGGTCAGAGGTGCTCGCAGTACTTGCGACTGTTGGCGGTTACTTCATTCCGTTCTTGTTGGACAGCAATACAGCCAATACGTGGTTTTTCGTAAGCTATGTGACGATTTTCTCCATCATCATGCTAGGATTCGCATTGTGGAAAAAGTATTCGAAGCTTCACGTTGTCGCAATGGTCCTTTTACCGGTCGTCCTCATGCTTTACATGGTATTTGCAATCCTACCGATTTATCCGGTTGCTAAAGGAGACCTTGGAATTTTAAGCTACGGTATGTTTTTGCAGCATCTTGCTTTATTAGGAGTATTTTTAACCTATAAAGTGTACCCGAAAGTTCAGCAGTCAGTCTTGTTGATCAGCTTTCTAGCGAGTCTAGGTTTCATGTACCAAGGCTTCGACCGCAGCAATTGGCCAATAATCTTGCTCGGAATCGCCATCGTATATTTCATTGTGTACGTGTATGTCCATTTTAAAAAGATCACCAATACCAGTACAGTGATTTTCCCGATTTTGCTGCTGAGTATGTTGTTTTATTTCATGGAGGTCTTTACTGGACGTGAACTGGCAATCATTCTGTTGCTTCAGGGAACAGCAGCGATCTATATCGGTCTGATCAATAAGATCAAGTTGCAGCTTTGGAGCGGTGCATTTGTATATATCATTGGACTATTGCATACGATCACCGTACAGATTGAAGAAATTAATTCAGCGCCGATGTACAGCTGGACTGTGCTGATTGCAACATTGTGGTTTCTGACGTACCTGGCTAAGAAGGATATCGAGATTATACCGAACGAATCTCGAAGATTGTTATTCGGGACAACAGCAGTCGCACTCCTTGCGTATATCAGTCAATTAAGCTATGTATTCACGAAATATGAATCGGTGAACACTCAATATCTGACGATGACCCTCTGTTGGATTGTCTATGCGGTTTGCGGAATCGTGTATGGGGTGGTTCGGAACAACCAGGCGGTACGGATCGTCGGTATCATTCTCCTCTTTTTATCTTTAGGTAAGTTGATTTTCATCGACTTACCGAATGTCTCGATCGTCGTCCGTGCAACCCTATTTATGATTGTCGGAGCTACAGGAGTCGTCGTTTCACGTTTCTTCTACACGAAAGACAAAAGCGAGTCAGTCTGA
- a CDS encoding amidase, whose amino-acid sequence MSILDMDASEIAAGIKGGKMTSEQAVETYIKHLQAINPKLNCLTEDRFENARQDARQADLLLKEGHSKGRLFGVPISIKESFNVEEMKTTGGLIHRKDWTAEEDAEVVRLLKAEGAIILGKTNTPSLCFYQETDNPIYGRTNNPWDLEVTAGGSSGGEGALMGAGGAAVGLGADIGGSLRFPCHFNGVVGFKSGNDQVSQQGNYPYVEFEEQKRMLGIGAMAKSVRDTRLVNDIIAKHQPTSTDLSSFELVIPQFYACPLGVETGRLIRSIKEEFEQDFAMQVDEPPLFEESALIWQQLMSMDGAKALRKHLIVNERQPNLYREFFKSKYARSDIHSYLSWAMIGARMFKPSGRRLNTLRELLKKGDDRLRKYLDRRLIVMPVYHSPASIHGQLYKELFSFQKTFLRYMPFIAYGNTWGLPSLIVPVGESSKGMPISVQVMSRVGNETALFEFGELLEQRYRGYVRCNKHDAVKKEEAAAYLA is encoded by the coding sequence ATGTCAATCTTGGATATGGATGCGTCGGAAATAGCCGCTGGGATCAAGGGCGGGAAAATGACATCTGAACAGGCTGTTGAGACATATATCAAGCATCTGCAAGCGATTAATCCAAAGTTGAATTGCCTGACAGAGGACCGGTTTGAAAATGCGCGACAAGATGCACGGCAAGCAGATCTTCTTTTGAAGGAAGGGCATTCGAAAGGAAGACTGTTCGGCGTTCCAATCAGTATCAAGGAATCCTTCAATGTGGAAGAAATGAAAACAACAGGGGGCCTTATACATCGCAAGGACTGGACAGCTGAAGAGGATGCAGAGGTTGTCCGTCTTTTAAAAGCAGAAGGTGCGATCATCCTAGGCAAAACAAATACACCTTCGCTATGTTTTTACCAGGAGACCGACAATCCAATATATGGACGGACGAATAACCCGTGGGATTTAGAAGTTACGGCTGGGGGATCAAGCGGAGGAGAAGGTGCCTTGATGGGAGCAGGTGGAGCAGCTGTCGGGCTTGGGGCAGATATCGGCGGTTCGCTCAGGTTTCCTTGCCACTTCAATGGTGTGGTCGGTTTTAAATCTGGGAATGATCAGGTCTCTCAACAGGGCAATTACCCATATGTGGAGTTTGAAGAGCAAAAGCGGATGTTGGGTATCGGAGCGATGGCGAAAAGCGTACGAGACACCCGACTCGTCAACGATATCATCGCAAAACATCAACCAACTTCAACAGATTTAAGTTCTTTTGAGCTTGTCATACCACAGTTCTACGCGTGTCCTTTAGGTGTTGAAACTGGCAGGCTCATCCGTTCGATAAAAGAAGAGTTTGAACAGGATTTTGCAATGCAGGTAGATGAACCTCCTTTATTTGAAGAGTCTGCTCTTATTTGGCAGCAGCTTATGTCGATGGATGGGGCGAAAGCTTTACGAAAACATTTGATAGTCAATGAAAGACAACCGAATCTGTATAGGGAGTTTTTTAAATCGAAGTATGCTCGCTCGGATATCCATTCTTATTTATCCTGGGCAATGATCGGAGCACGCATGTTCAAACCATCCGGCAGACGGTTGAATACACTACGGGAGCTCTTAAAGAAAGGTGATGACAGACTTCGGAAATATCTCGATCGCCGCTTGATCGTGATGCCCGTTTATCATTCGCCAGCTTCAATACATGGGCAATTGTACAAAGAACTTTTCTCCTTCCAAAAAACGTTCCTACGCTATATGCCTTTCATTGCGTATGGGAATACGTGGGGTTTGCCATCATTGATTGTCCCGGTCGGTGAAAGTTCGAAAGGCATGCCAATTTCGGTGCAGGTGATGAGTCGTGTTGGAAATGAAACTGCATTATTTGAATTTGGAGAGTTGCTTGAACAGCGGTATCGAGGTTATGTCCGTTGTAACAAACATGATGCTGTGAAAAAGGAAGAGGCCGCTGCTTATCTTGCATAA
- a CDS encoding arylamine N-acetyltransferase yields MKTSQHPLSIGTTRKYLDILKVKEASQKDLHYLRALIRAHLHTIPYENFSKYHYVQDDVCMRYIYDTEEFINRCANMGWGGTCYPLNIHFAKLLNAIGYNASLVRVRSGHVAIMIHYEQEHYYVDVGYGAPLFSPVLLPEEGHLRIKKLGEEIFIRKISPSLFEIDRHADGKSFVKKEIDWSPLTLEDFATDIEHSHLDESDNIVMRRLSATIFKPRYCYYLNNETITRKNEYTKEVSKFTDRKSWAANVYQVFGIEEEASLGAAAFLEKRGVKIFKD; encoded by the coding sequence GTGAAAACGTCTCAACATCCCCTTTCAATAGGAACGACAAGAAAATACTTGGACATTTTAAAGGTAAAAGAAGCTTCTCAAAAAGATTTACATTATTTGCGGGCGTTGATTAGGGCTCATTTACATACGATTCCATACGAAAATTTCAGCAAGTATCATTACGTCCAGGATGATGTATGTATGCGGTACATATATGATACAGAGGAATTCATCAATCGCTGTGCCAATATGGGCTGGGGAGGAACTTGCTATCCATTGAACATCCATTTTGCAAAACTTCTCAACGCAATCGGATACAATGCCTCGCTCGTTCGCGTCCGCTCCGGACATGTGGCGATCATGATCCACTACGAACAGGAACACTATTATGTCGATGTTGGCTATGGCGCCCCGCTCTTCTCTCCTGTTCTGTTGCCTGAAGAAGGACACTTACGGATTAAGAAACTTGGAGAAGAAATTTTTATAAGAAAGATATCCCCATCCCTTTTTGAAATTGACAGGCATGCTGACGGAAAATCATTCGTAAAAAAAGAAATCGATTGGAGTCCCCTTACCCTCGAAGATTTTGCAACAGATATCGAGCATTCCCATTTGGATGAATCCGATAACATCGTAATGAGGAGATTGAGCGCCACCATCTTCAAACCGAGGTATTGCTATTATTTGAACAATGAAACCATCACCAGAAAGAATGAATATACGAAAGAAGTATCGAAATTCACCGATCGCAAAAGCTGGGCCGCGAATGTATATCAGGTATTCGGTATTGAAGAGGAAGCTTCACTAGGTGCTGCAGCCTTTTTAGAAAAACGGGGTGTGAAAATATTTAAAGATTGA
- a CDS encoding atypical membrane-integrating protein (Mistic protein) translates to MKAVKREYNEFSRSIDKMSEGLDAIIELFNDIEEDKPIIRLDDRVLSDLEDAKEKYGEEFINKKMNNLIREALSWLAAEETDEEEE, encoded by the coding sequence ATGAAAGCGGTCAAACGGGAATACAATGAGTTCAGCCGTTCAATTGACAAGATGTCAGAAGGTCTTGATGCCATCATCGAACTTTTTAACGATATTGAAGAAGATAAACCAATCATCCGGTTAGATGATCGGGTCCTTTCTGATTTAGAAGACGCTAAAGAAAAATATGGAGAGGAATTCATCAACAAAAAAATGAACAACCTGATCAGAGAAGCATTATCCTGGCTTGCTGCAGAAGAAACAGATGAAGAAGAGGAATAG
- a CDS encoding SRPBCC family protein, which produces MSDFTYSIDIHAPKEIVFDCINDNEKQKIWMEGLQETYYAGLYDPENPVGTKFKQKIKEGGRVVEYDGEVIAYDRPDLIAVKIGNQSFAVNANYELNETLQGTRLDYRAEMGTANTFTKIMGFMFGWLTKRILHKQMTSLKKLAESEAKVTV; this is translated from the coding sequence TTGAGCGATTTCACATATTCAATTGACATCCATGCGCCAAAAGAAATTGTATTCGACTGTATCAATGACAATGAAAAACAAAAGATTTGGATGGAAGGGTTGCAGGAAACCTATTATGCAGGTTTATATGATCCTGAAAATCCTGTGGGCACGAAGTTTAAACAGAAAATCAAAGAAGGCGGTCGTGTGGTTGAATATGATGGTGAAGTGATTGCTTATGACCGTCCTGATCTGATCGCTGTCAAAATCGGCAATCAGAGTTTTGCGGTGAATGCTAATTATGAACTTAACGAAACCCTACAAGGGACCCGTCTGGATTATCGTGCGGAAATGGGTACAGCCAATACATTCACTAAAATCATGGGGTTCATGTTCGGTTGGTTGACAAAGCGTATTCTTCACAAACAAATGACGAGTTTAAAAAAGCTTGCAGAATCGGAAGCGAAGGTAACGGTGTAA
- a CDS encoding tetratricopeptide repeat protein yields the protein MKIRTKGERQMDNNSIPFNMEFTFDKDLREKPVDFEDMKCGVHHMIEQLESVEDPDVEAKIYGEIGVYSRIIGELDDSERFLQKAINLHILKENLSSVFINQLRLAHTYQWQKEFNKANKLFNELIKKVHDHSRYELYKDFLYQHYGKCKYDEGEFEAAYSLFQVALKIRKEKGDYSLVRSTEASINRCKEILMLP from the coding sequence ATGAAGATACGTACGAAGGGAGAACGTCAGATGGACAACAATAGCATACCTTTTAATATGGAATTCACATTTGATAAGGATTTACGAGAAAAACCAGTGGATTTCGAGGATATGAAATGTGGCGTGCACCATATGATCGAACAGCTTGAATCAGTTGAAGACCCTGATGTGGAAGCAAAAATATATGGGGAAATAGGGGTATACTCGCGGATCATCGGTGAGCTTGATGACAGTGAACGGTTTTTACAAAAGGCTATCAACCTACATATCCTAAAGGAAAATCTATCTTCGGTATTCATCAACCAATTGAGACTTGCTCATACATATCAATGGCAAAAGGAATTCAACAAAGCGAACAAGCTCTTTAATGAATTGATAAAAAAGGTCCATGATCATTCCCGGTACGAACTATATAAAGACTTTCTATATCAACACTATGGCAAATGTAAATACGATGAGGGTGAATTCGAAGCAGCCTACTCCCTCTTTCAAGTAGCACTGAAAATCCGCAAAGAAAAAGGAGACTACAGCCTTGTCAGATCGACTGAAGCCTCCATCAATCGATGTAAAGAGATTTTGATGCTGCCTTAA
- a CDS encoding PTS fructose transporter subunit IIABC has product MAISDLLSKVVLKLEAENKNDVIDELSSALHEAGKISNLNTFKEAILKREMESTTGIGEGVAIPHAKSSAVNEPSIVFGRSDAGLDYEALDGQPSHLFFMIAVPEGANNEHLNALSKLSSYLMEPGFKETLLKAEKEEDVFNAFKEKEQSEGDADTEKEASTESVDDTVVRKKIVAVTACPTGIAHTFMAADNLKAKAKELGYDIKVQTNGSGGVKNELTKKDIEEADGVIVAASTKVDLEPFAGKPLVQAPVTDGIREPERLLKKAAEGDASIYQGDSSSNQEAKDSGGSKGRTGFYKHLMNGVSNMLPLVVGGGILIALSFMIDIDGNNPIAKLFMTIGGDNAFFLLVPVLSGFIAMSIADRPGLAPGLVGGLMAANGGAGFLGGLISGFLAGYAVVLLKKLFRNLPQSLEGLKPVLLYPLFGILITGVVMNLLIGPLGGFNEWLKDALSSLGTGNAVLLGIIIGGMMAIDMGGPINKAAYTFGIALVEAGTYGPMAAIMAGGMVPPLGMAIATTIFKSRFNKQEREAGKTAYILGASFITEAAIPFAAADPVRVISASVAGSALAGGLAMLFGNATPAPHGGLFVILTVENAILYIIAILAGALLTAFLTGILKKSKTV; this is encoded by the coding sequence ATGGCTATTTCTGATTTGCTATCGAAAGTAGTACTGAAACTTGAAGCTGAAAATAAGAACGACGTGATTGATGAGCTTTCCAGTGCCCTTCATGAAGCTGGTAAAATCTCAAATCTAAATACATTCAAGGAAGCGATTTTAAAAAGGGAAATGGAGAGCACGACCGGTATCGGCGAAGGGGTAGCGATTCCACACGCAAAAAGCAGTGCGGTCAACGAGCCGAGTATCGTTTTCGGCCGTTCAGATGCTGGCCTGGATTATGAAGCGCTCGATGGCCAACCTAGTCATCTGTTTTTCATGATTGCTGTTCCAGAGGGTGCCAATAATGAACATTTAAATGCCTTATCAAAATTATCGAGTTACCTGATGGAACCTGGCTTCAAGGAAACCTTGCTAAAGGCTGAAAAAGAAGAGGATGTCTTCAATGCGTTCAAGGAAAAAGAACAAAGTGAAGGGGATGCTGACACGGAAAAGGAGGCCAGCACAGAGTCTGTCGATGACACAGTGGTCCGAAAGAAAATCGTCGCTGTAACAGCTTGCCCGACCGGAATCGCCCACACTTTCATGGCTGCTGATAACTTGAAAGCGAAAGCGAAAGAATTAGGTTATGACATCAAAGTGCAGACGAACGGTTCTGGCGGAGTGAAGAACGAACTGACGAAAAAAGATATCGAAGAAGCAGATGGCGTCATTGTAGCTGCGAGTACGAAGGTCGATCTTGAACCATTCGCAGGGAAGCCGCTCGTTCAAGCACCAGTCACTGATGGAATCCGTGAACCGGAGCGCTTGTTGAAAAAAGCTGCTGAAGGCGACGCATCCATTTATCAAGGAGATTCTTCTTCAAACCAAGAAGCGAAGGATTCTGGAGGCTCCAAAGGGAGAACTGGCTTTTACAAGCACTTGATGAACGGTGTTTCCAACATGCTGCCGCTTGTTGTCGGAGGCGGAATATTGATTGCGCTTTCATTCATGATTGATATTGACGGGAACAATCCTATCGCAAAATTGTTCATGACAATTGGAGGGGATAATGCATTCTTCCTGTTAGTTCCAGTCCTTTCTGGATTCATTGCAATGAGTATTGCCGATCGTCCCGGCTTAGCTCCTGGTCTGGTCGGTGGACTGATGGCAGCCAATGGAGGTGCTGGTTTCCTCGGTGGGTTGATTTCGGGATTCCTTGCTGGTTATGCAGTTGTATTGTTGAAAAAGCTGTTCCGTAACCTGCCTCAATCCCTTGAAGGCTTGAAGCCGGTTTTGCTCTATCCGTTATTCGGTATATTGATCACAGGAGTAGTGATGAACTTACTAATAGGTCCGCTTGGTGGGTTCAATGAATGGTTGAAGGATGCACTCAGCAGTTTAGGAACAGGAAATGCCGTCCTACTCGGCATCATCATTGGCGGGATGATGGCAATTGATATGGGAGGTCCGATCAATAAGGCGGCCTACACGTTTGGAATTGCACTCGTTGAAGCAGGGACATATGGACCGATGGCTGCAATCATGGCAGGTGGGATGGTCCCTCCACTCGGGATGGCAATTGCGACCACAATTTTCAAAAGCCGCTTCAACAAACAAGAGCGTGAGGCAGGAAAAACGGCGTATATTCTCGGAGCTTCATTCATTACAGAAGCTGCGATTCCATTTGCTGCAGCGGATCCTGTGCGGGTGATTTCAGCTTCGGTTGCTGGATCGGCCTTAGCCGGGGGACTCGCGATGCTTTTCGGAAACGCAACGCCAGCACCACACGGAGGGTTGTTCGTCATCTTAACTGTAGAGAACGCTATCCTTTATATCATCGCGATTCTAGCAGGAGCGCTGCTAACAGCCTTCTTGACTGGCATTCTGAAAAAATCAAAAACTGTCTAA